Below is a window of Primulina eburnea isolate SZY01 unplaced genomic scaffold, ASM2296580v1 ctg973_ERROPOS1174311, whole genome shotgun sequence DNA.
CACCATGCCTTGTAATTTGATTTCATTGCTTCCAATAATTTTTGGACTTCTTCTAGCTCGAATCCTCCGAAGTAGTCTGGGTCATTAAGGTACCTGATTCATTGAAATGGTTGAATGAGAGGATATATCAACAAATTAGGGATTGTTTACAGAACTTAATTATTTCAAGTGTTTCTTAGCTTCTACATACAATCTAAATATTTCATTGATGAGAAACTTGAAAGCACTTAAAATAAATTCTTGTAAACACTATATATCTATATTAGTCCACTGGTGGAGTTGATTTTTCAATTTAAACAATTAGTTTCAGTGCATGCGTGTCAAGAAACACAAAattgaaaatcgaaaattttacgTCGTTTGCATGTCACGCTTACATGATATATCTAGTGCTAAAGAGCgaaatgaaataataatgattTCCTAATTACTATTGAAAGTGATGTCTAGTTAGAAAACAGTTTGcggcataatttttttttgggaaactgGTGGTCCAACAACGGGGTGAGCAATATTTGAAATTGTCGAATTCAAACCCAAATTAATTATTCAATAGTTTACGCCATAGTTTTTGTCGAGAAATTGGTGGTCCAACAATGTCAATTTAATTAACTCGACGTGATAGCTATATATATCATACTTTAATCTGAGTCTTGGGAACATGGTATGTGGTCGCTTTATTATAAACTATTTTGTGCAAACTGCATTAACCGGTATTTAGGAAGTCTCAAACAATAAAAGAATTAGTAAGAAAAATAGGTATAAGCACTTAAAACATATCAAGAATaggaaaaacaaaaataatatatattgagAATGATATGTAGGAATACGGAATTTAGTTATTATAATACAAATACCGCTATAGAATTTAGGGTTAGATctgaattaaaatcaaatgaatAATTAAATTAACTTCAACTTTCCTATATATGTATAGGTGTGTATATATTTGTCAGGCAAGAACGTTGCTTCTTGAAATTTTGTTATATTATTGATAGAAAATTACTAAAAAAATCAATAAGCGTAGAGGGAGTATCGGCCATCATTGTCTCTGACCTTGTAGtaattgtattatttttttgtaaacAATATATTATTTCACTTAAGTTCAACCCTAATTCATTAACAAAGAACTAACCAACCTTGGGGAAGCAGAAATGGTGATGAGTTTGGTGAAAAGATCGGGCCGCGTGATGGAGGCGATGACTCCGATCATGGCCGAAACAGAATGCCCTACGTATATGCATGACTGCACCTCCAGTTCTTCCAAGATCGCAATCACATCGTAAGCGTAACCCTCAAGGGTCGTGTACCTTTCGAAGTCGAAGTAGTCGGGATTCGTGGTTCCGGCACCCATGTTGTCGTACACGATGACCCGATACTCGTCGACGAGATGTGGGATGAGGTGTTTCCAAACGGATTGGTCGGTTCCGAATCCGTGTGCTAGGACTATGGTCCGGTCTCCGGACCCCAATATTCTAGCATTATGAGCATCTTCGGCGACTCCCATGTTTTTGTCTCTTGATGTATGGTGATGAGTAGTAATGTTTGTTTAATGTGTTTGATGATGGGAAATGAGTGTGACTTATTAGGTTCTTAAATAGACCAAGTTTGTCttaattataatatcaaatgAGATTAAGCATATTATGGTTGAGTTGGAACAGCCCTATTCTTccttattattataattatcacAGAGAAAATTATAGTCAATTGATctattgcattttctgtacatGTTTTTAGAAATATAGTCTTCCCATATTGATATACAAAGGATATTACTATTTTTTGGAAGGGGAAAAAAAACAACAGGAACTTTTAAATATTGCCCCGGTccttataatataatatatatttatttatagtcataatttttttaacgCAAGTGGTTTTTGTGAATACTATTTgtgaaattaaatatataatttatttaatcagGGTAATTTTTTAGCACAAAAATTAatatgagacggtttcacggatcaATTTTAAATgtagaaaatattttcaatcgAATAAAGTTGACGATGCAGAACCGCTTGAGGTTGGATCGATATTGTTGATGATAATATTAATTTTGTCGGAAAGATTCTAACAATTTAATAATGTGACATTATTAATTAGGTTGACATATACTTCTCAGCtacttaatttatttttatgtaatCTTTCTTGTGATATAGATATAATTGATTCCAAGGCTGCATCCCGACGCTTATCCTTCTTGGCCGTTTccttatattaatattaatcaaGATAACAAATATTATCGAATAACGTGATTTTCCGATTACTATATTTATTTGGAGGTTTACTCAATacacataaaaaataatgatagCAAGTTTCACTATAATAAATagataaacatatatatatatatatatatatatatatatatatatatatatatatatatatatatatatatatatatatatatatatatattaatcgcGATAATATGATTGACTAATTAACGGTCCCCCTGACTATTCATTATTATTCTAATAATGTCCTCTCTTATGTAAATTTTCTTTAGCCTCAAATTCGATCGATTATCTAACTCAATACTTGAATAATAATTAGTAGTGTTAGGTTTATGAAATTTAGGGTAAATTTCTACGAAGTGCAACAATTCTTGCAtcgtttttttattttcttacaAACATTTTTTTCCGGATAAATTATCGATTCTCGTTGTAATAAATGAGAATCGAGTTCTTACCGTTTTACTAATATTAAATTTGTAGTAACGAATGCTTACCACTTTACCAAAAGTTTTATCTGGTAGTAAATGTACaacccaaatattttaaatcgtataGTAGCTCAAACACCACTTTTCGATTTATTTACTCAGCTGAGagaattattgcacccaacaatctctctcTCAATAATCGATTCTCCtttgaataaataaaaatcgAACATGTGATCTTCGCTCTAATACCACTTGTAAGACCGAGTGTTTTCCGTTTTACCAAAGTTATAGATTGTAGTAacgatgcaactcaaatattttaaatcatacaaTAGTTCAAACACCATGTTTCAATTGATACTAGTGTAATTAATTTGGACTATATTTACATtaagatcaaaatataattataaaaaatagtgaGAGACTacattgtaattttgatatatgaattaaaaacataaatagaAAAAAACTCAAGTAGGAACTGAACCTATAATTTGTTGCTTAGACAAAGGCTCTATTCACTAAGCTATATTTAGGAGAAAGTGTTGGATTCAAGATCCAATTAACAAATTTCTATCTAatttggaagaaaaaaaaactatGACTGATGcacatatgaaaatatttaattttgccAACTGTAAAGTATGAAATGAGAAAATTAAATCACGACGAATTTGATAGTTTTGGTGGATCTGCAGGATCCTCTGATCAGATAGAAGGTTTGTTTTTGGTATTAAATGGAAGTGAATCAAATATCGGACACATAACTTTTGATACGACAGCTTCGCATTTTGTTTACTAAAATCATCTTGCATGAATTACGAGGTTGCGTAGTTGCATTGTTTGAGATGAGATTCTGCCCAAAGGATGCCGAATCGGGTAGGGGACCATGTATCCGAATCTCCAAATCACATGCTCGAGATTCAACTCTTGGATAACAAATTAATTAAGTAGGCATTGATATTAAGAATTAATGGATGGAATAGACCAAAAATATGCGAGTAAATATGATCTCGCACTCGTGGGCTCACAACTCGCCCAACTAGGTTCGGACAGCGTTGACCATGGTCCGGAATAGCATAGTCATGTTTTCGACGAACCATCCCAATTAGTCTCCACATATATTCTTTCAGTCCAACAATCTTATAGATGATTCAGAGTGATTTCAGACAGTGTGTCATGAACTGGTCATTTTAGTTTTCTCAATTGTTGTATGGTAGAATTTATATTGAGAACATGTTGATAACTTAAGGTTTTTGTTCTAGTTGGGTATATCTTAAGGAGTGTTCACAATCACTAAAAATAAGTGATTCTTCAACTTCCACTTCCAAAAATCTTTTTTTGGTGTTTTTAACTTCATATTTTACTTCTACTTCtgcttaattaaattaaaatatcaacTTTTAGTCTCGTGTTCATTTTGATTCTTCAAAAATGATTATAATATTTTGGTAAatacataaaaattattttgacaCTCTTACACTCCAATATTTTTGTCTGATAAATGAGTAGATATATTGTCAGAGCCGAGAATTTTGCCAACAAAGCCCTGATTTTCGATAATTACAAACTAAGCACCAAGTCTTATGGCTAGATGGAAATTATGGAGGAAATATCCTTGTAATCAAATCAGTCTTGTGATCTCGAAATTATGGAAGGAGATCAACCGGTTTATGGTAAGTTTTACACCACTCCACTTATAAATATACACTTTGGCTTAACAATGAAACTACACAAAAAATCATTAGAAACCTTATCATATTTTCGAGCCACTAGAGCCATAATTGTTAAAGCtttggaaaaatatttttagcaaACTTCTGTTCTAAAGAGGTAAGAGAATTTTTGTCTAAATCCGATTTTCACCATTCAGAATTGTTGTTCGAAATAAAATATCTAAATTTCAGTCCAATCCAACGATTAAATTACATATATAGTTTTTGCGAGAAAGCTTATCAGATTCTAGAAgagaatataataaatattattctttATATAGAAACTGGTTAAAAATCTAGAAACCAGATCTTTATTGTTCGCTTCATGTGTCCAAATTGAAGCTCAATCTGACAGTTCAATTTGTTGGAAAAGCTTCTAAAAATTGACTGAAATTCGCGTGATAAATTTCAGCTAGTTTTTTTTCCACGTTTTTGGAGAATTTTTCGTCAAATGggcttattattttaaaaagtataATTTGTATATGAACAAATTTTGTTTTCGAAAGCTTCATTCGAGTATGAATTATTCATTTTGTGTTGTGTTTAAAGTACTTTATATTCGAACACGGTTAAGATTCAACTAGATATAGGTAGAAATTCCAAAATACGATAAGTTTATTGCTTTGATACGGTGGAATACAACAGTTTTCATGGTCTCGCTTCCTTAGTAGATTAA
It encodes the following:
- the LOC140822601 gene encoding karrikin insensitive 2 receptor CA-like, with product MGVAEDAHNARILGSGDRTIVLAHGFGTDQSVWKHLIPHLVDEYRVIVYDNMGAGTTNPDYFDFERYTTLEGYAYDVIAILEELEVQSCIYVGHSVSAMIGVIASITRPDLFTKLITISASPRYLNDPDYFGGFELEEVQKLLEAMKSNYKAWCCGFAPLVVGGDMESAVVQEFSRTLFNMRPDIALIVAQTIFYSDVRPLLKLVTVPCHIIQSMKDLAVPVVVSEFLHQNIGSETIVEVMCTDGHLPQLSSPDVVVPVILRHIRSNIAV